A section of the Dehalobacter sp. DCM genome encodes:
- a CDS encoding hemolysin XhlA family protein, producing the protein MENDKVYDILLEVKSDVAEIKGQLNTYNTLQENVSDLGVCLKETEARSKSNTKRIDSIEDNNKWLWRTVAGTIIAGVIGVLIAAYK; encoded by the coding sequence GTGGAAAACGATAAAGTCTATGACATACTCTTAGAGGTCAAATCTGATGTAGCAGAGATAAAGGGCCAGCTTAATACTTATAACACGCTGCAGGAAAACGTCAGCGATTTAGGGGTGTGTTTAAAAGAGACAGAGGCTAGATCAAAGTCAAATACAAAACGTATTGATTCGATCGAGGATAATAATAAATGGTTATGGAGGACAGTGGCCGGTACTATTATTGCCGGTGTGATTGGTGTACTTATTGCCGCTTATAAGTGA
- a CDS encoding putative ABC transporter permease, whose product MVKWLSLFFIMGMMYFTLEGFFRGWANISMLFVGGTAAALVGQLNQYPKYYSLKIWQQCLIGTGIVLVIEFISGMVLNAWLGLGIWDYSSQWGNIYGQICPKFALIWFCLMPFNIWLDDWLRLKLYREGEHYSLTEIYQELVTGK is encoded by the coding sequence ATGGTAAAGTGGTTATCTTTATTTTTTATCATGGGGATGATGTATTTTACCTTGGAGGGATTTTTCAGGGGATGGGCAAATATCTCTATGCTTTTTGTTGGTGGTACCGCTGCGGCGTTGGTCGGCCAGCTTAACCAATATCCTAAGTATTATAGCCTAAAAATCTGGCAACAGTGCTTAATCGGAACTGGAATCGTCCTGGTCATAGAGTTTATCTCCGGAATGGTTCTTAACGCGTGGCTTGGACTTGGTATTTGGGACTACTCAAGTCAGTGGGGGAATATCTATGGCCAGATATGTCCTAAATTTGCTTTAATATGGTTTTGCCTGATGCCATTTAATATTTGGCTGGACGATTGGCTGCGGTTAAAACTTTATCGGGAAGGAGAGCATTACAGCTTAACGGAAATATATCAAGAATTAGTCACAGGGAAATGA
- a CDS encoding DUF6711 family protein produces MITINGNAIPIPSSFGIGIQDISKAERNARGTMIIERITTKRKLELGWSYLSKTDLAALLTAVSPVTFTVVYPDAQTGANRSGTFYCGDRSAGMIDYRGGIPRYKDVKFSLIEC; encoded by the coding sequence ATGATCACAATTAACGGCAACGCAATTCCTATACCCTCATCATTCGGTATCGGGATACAGGACATCAGCAAGGCTGAACGTAATGCCAGAGGGACAATGATCATCGAGCGGATCACGACAAAACGGAAACTTGAACTCGGATGGTCATATCTCTCAAAAACAGATTTGGCGGCATTGCTTACTGCTGTGTCGCCGGTTACTTTTACAGTAGTTTACCCCGATGCGCAAACGGGGGCGAATAGATCCGGAACGTTTTACTGTGGGGACAGGTCGGCTGGCATGATTGATTACAGGGGCGGAATACCCCGCTATAAAGATGTGAAATTTAGCTTAATTGAATGTTAG
- a CDS encoding phage tail protein: MAMTYESSLQQVNRIMGNSAQAFENWANTQAASFNMSRADAMQYGAVYGNLMSSITSDQAQAMQYTTDLLKSSAVVASATGRTMDDVMERIRSGLLGNTEAIEDLGINVNVAMLESTQAFQRFANGKSWDQLDFQTQQQIRLFAIFEQSSSKFGTSVYNNTASGLMQFTALLKDAQLNLGQAFLPIVNSVIPILVSFANNLKYVTGVFSQFMQALFGTNTEQAKNVQVATKAATAQNNLAKATKAASAAAKRGVAGFDEINQLQEATANSADSASGALSSGASAGSTTGAEGSETKISQGILDFANKAKSALAPVGEYFREIGGYFKQFWTNIQPALQPIIAFLKQMFIPIWETIKFVIVAVFEFIKDVIKGSIDIIQGIIKVFGGIIKGDWSMIWDGIKDILKGAWEAIYGGMKLIATFMRQIVLELAYAIKTTWDALWGGVKTTASGVWGWLSTKASEIFNGIKAGISNAMIAAGNVVTNVWEGIKNTIKGGINWVIDKINYLIDTINSIKISIPPLKVAGKTLFEGASLGFPQINKIPLLANGGIVNSPTLAMIGESGKEAVVPLENTSFVDTLASAIGTAVLNAMQFSQGSNTPQQVQAVFNLEGSQFARAIAPLLDKENARRGNMAIQGV, encoded by the coding sequence ATGGCCATGACATATGAATCTTCCCTGCAGCAAGTTAATCGGATTATGGGCAATAGCGCACAGGCTTTCGAGAATTGGGCTAATACGCAAGCAGCATCCTTCAATATGTCTCGGGCAGATGCTATGCAATATGGGGCAGTATACGGCAATCTGATGAGCAGTATAACATCAGATCAAGCACAGGCCATGCAATATACTACTGACCTTTTGAAATCATCTGCTGTCGTAGCTTCAGCGACTGGAAGAACGATGGATGATGTCATGGAAAGAATTCGGTCAGGTTTACTAGGTAACACAGAAGCTATCGAGGATCTTGGTATCAATGTCAACGTGGCCATGTTGGAAAGCACACAAGCATTTCAACGGTTCGCAAACGGTAAATCATGGGATCAATTAGATTTTCAAACACAGCAGCAAATAAGGTTATTCGCCATTTTTGAACAATCATCTTCAAAATTTGGCACTTCGGTATATAACAATACGGCATCCGGATTGATGCAGTTCACCGCGTTACTGAAAGACGCTCAATTGAACCTTGGACAAGCGTTTCTGCCTATTGTGAATTCGGTAATACCGATATTGGTTTCATTTGCTAATAACCTGAAATATGTTACTGGTGTTTTCTCTCAATTCATGCAAGCTCTGTTCGGGACGAATACTGAACAAGCAAAAAATGTTCAGGTAGCCACTAAAGCAGCGACAGCGCAGAATAATTTAGCAAAAGCCACAAAGGCGGCAAGTGCAGCGGCAAAGCGCGGCGTCGCGGGATTTGATGAAATCAACCAATTACAAGAAGCTACTGCCAACAGCGCTGATAGTGCATCGGGCGCATTGAGTAGCGGAGCATCTGCCGGAAGCACAACAGGGGCCGAGGGATCGGAGACAAAAATATCGCAAGGCATACTTGATTTTGCAAATAAGGCGAAATCGGCGCTCGCCCCGGTCGGCGAATATTTCCGCGAGATTGGCGGGTATTTTAAACAGTTCTGGACGAACATTCAGCCAGCGCTTCAACCTATCATTGCATTTCTAAAACAAATGTTTATTCCAATATGGGAAACAATCAAATTTGTTATTGTTGCCGTATTTGAATTTATCAAAGATGTAATAAAAGGTTCCATTGATATTATTCAGGGCATAATTAAAGTCTTTGGCGGGATTATAAAAGGCGATTGGTCAATGATATGGGATGGTATAAAAGACATCCTAAAAGGCGCTTGGGAAGCGATATACGGCGGCATGAAACTTATAGCTACTTTTATGCGACAGATAGTCTTGGAATTAGCATACGCAATTAAAACAACTTGGGATGCATTGTGGGGCGGAGTAAAAACAACAGCAAGCGGCGTATGGGGTTGGCTAAGCACAAAAGCGTCGGAGATTTTCAATGGGATCAAAGCCGGTATTTCCAACGCCATGATAGCCGCAGGGAATGTCGTGACAAATGTTTGGGAAGGAATTAAGAACACTATCAAGGGAGGCATAAATTGGGTAATTGATAAAATAAATTACCTGATCGACACAATAAATAGCATAAAGATAAGTATTCCTCCGCTGAAGGTAGCGGGAAAAACGCTCTTTGAAGGGGCTTCGCTTGGGTTCCCGCAAATAAATAAAATACCATTGTTAGCTAATGGCGGTATCGTAAACAGCCCGACACTCGCTATGATTGGGGAATCAGGCAAAGAGGCTGTCGTGCCATTAGAAAACACATCATTTGTTGATACCTTGGCGAGCGCAATCGGCACCGCGGTATTAAACGCTATGCAGTTTAGTCAGGGCAGCAATACACCACAACAAGTCCAGGCCGTATTTAACCTTGAGGGATCGCAGTTTGCCAGGGCAATTGCTCCGCTGCTTGATAAGGAAAATGCACGGCGCGGCAATATGGCCATACAGGGGGTGTAG
- a CDS encoding phage tail tube protein, with amino-acid sequence MAKRGLGTTISINSVMIGGLTNIKPPEKSADTIECTTLDSSSGYRDFIQGFKDGGEVELTGYYDTTYTGQSNIDTAYESGTTDTYIITFPNSMGTFTFSGIVTKLAGPGEANINDPLGFNATIKVLGKPVLGTTASGGLTALVLTGTGGTLTPTFGAALRSYYFGGVSATSVTVTPTAASHTIKLFVDGVYSQDITSGQASTAISLTLNAPKKLTLICYEAAKTPIVYDIIVNKAS; translated from the coding sequence TTGGCAAAAAGAGGACTCGGGACAACAATTAGTATAAACTCGGTAATGATTGGCGGGCTCACAAACATCAAGCCGCCAGAAAAATCCGCTGACACAATCGAATGCACAACCCTGGATTCATCTTCCGGTTACAGGGACTTTATACAGGGGTTTAAGGATGGCGGAGAGGTGGAACTGACCGGATATTATGACACAACCTATACCGGTCAAAGTAATATTGATACAGCCTATGAAAGCGGCACGACGGACACTTACATCATCACGTTCCCGAACAGCATGGGGACGTTTACTTTTTCGGGTATTGTCACTAAATTAGCGGGCCCCGGGGAAGCAAATATTAACGATCCGCTAGGATTCAACGCAACAATCAAGGTGCTTGGTAAACCAGTTCTCGGAACAACAGCATCCGGCGGATTAACAGCATTGGTGCTAACAGGCACCGGCGGCACATTGACCCCGACATTTGGCGCGGCGCTTCGTTCCTACTATTTCGGTGGGGTTTCTGCGACCAGCGTCACAGTCACACCGACAGCGGCAAGCCATACGATCAAACTGTTTGTGGATGGTGTATATTCTCAGGATATCACATCCGGACAGGCATCAACGGCAATCTCTTTGACGCTGAACGCACCAAAGAAACTTACTCTCATTTGTTACGAAGCCGCAAAGACACCCATTGTCTACGACATCATTGTGAACAAAGCCTCTTAA
- a CDS encoding HK97-gp10 family putative phage morphogenesis protein: protein MNNVIGVKEVRVLFERVGKAPAKVMTKATKAGANLIKTTAKNNAPVGETGALKSGITIKAEKYRKGKKVYQIFMKSDPRFVKISKTGKRAFYPASQEYGWTDQYGHYHPGYRYMKKAADSNSERAKGLMIRVMAEELEKLR from the coding sequence ATGAACAATGTGATAGGCGTAAAAGAAGTCCGGGTGCTGTTTGAACGGGTTGGGAAAGCTCCAGCAAAGGTTATGACAAAAGCTACAAAAGCAGGAGCAAACCTTATTAAAACCACAGCGAAGAATAATGCGCCGGTTGGCGAAACAGGAGCCTTAAAATCAGGCATAACCATAAAGGCTGAGAAATACCGCAAGGGCAAAAAAGTTTATCAGATATTTATGAAAAGCGATCCTCGGTTTGTAAAAATAAGCAAAACAGGAAAGAGAGCTTTTTATCCAGCATCCCAGGAATACGGATGGACAGACCAATACGGACATTACCATCCTGGATACAGATACATGAAAAAAGCTGCAGACAGTAACAGCGAAAGAGCAAAAGGTTTAATGATTCGTGTCATGGCCGAAGAATTAGAGAAACTGAGGTGA
- a CDS encoding phage head closure protein, with translation MNPGTLNKKIIIKQQPVSQDDSDKPINTWPTVSELWASINPLSGREYFAAQQANSEVSHKVNIRYNGSIKANMRILYGERAYEILYLIDPGERHIELNLMCKELL, from the coding sequence ATGAACCCTGGAACATTAAATAAAAAAATCATCATAAAACAACAGCCGGTAAGCCAAGATGATTCAGATAAACCAATCAACACATGGCCGACGGTATCTGAATTATGGGCTTCAATCAACCCATTATCCGGTAGAGAATATTTTGCTGCACAGCAAGCCAATTCCGAAGTATCTCACAAGGTAAATATCAGGTATAACGGTTCAATTAAAGCGAATATGCGGATTCTTTACGGAGAACGCGCTTATGAAATTTTGTATCTGATTGATCCAGGGGAGCGCCATATCGAACTAAACCTGATGTGTAAGGAACTGCTATGA
- a CDS encoding phage major capsid protein translates to MKNLKALIEKRAELQTEMDSYVTKADTEQRAMTAEEITKFDAAEQAIKDIDATIAREERARATEKKEFKEEKTEERAEVLEERAFANFIRKECGMPVEVRSGEQNFTIANNGAVIPTSIVNRVISTVKEMSPIFARATMFSVKGTLKVPVYGLANTTHDITVGYQDEFTDITADAGAFTSVDLSGFLAGALTLIGKSVINNSDIDVVSFIIKEMGTKIALFLEDELLNGTTDKAEGALSTTNTMNAGSISAITADNLIDLQAKIPTVHQANACWTMAPATFTAIRKLKYGDGKYLIQDSFTGQTPFTLLGKPVYLSDNMPAIGSAAKAVLYGDYSGLAVNMRQNIEMQILNEKYATMHAVGIVSWFEFDSDVIDNQKLATLVMSV, encoded by the coding sequence ATGAAAAATCTTAAAGCACTTATCGAGAAAAGAGCAGAGCTGCAGACTGAAATGGACAGCTATGTAACCAAAGCCGACACCGAACAAAGAGCAATGACAGCGGAAGAAATCACCAAATTTGATGCCGCAGAACAGGCCATCAAGGACATTGACGCGACTATCGCCAGGGAAGAAAGAGCGCGTGCAACAGAAAAGAAAGAATTCAAAGAAGAAAAAACCGAAGAAAGGGCAGAAGTTCTGGAAGAAAGAGCTTTTGCTAATTTCATCCGTAAAGAATGCGGAATGCCGGTTGAAGTTCGTTCTGGTGAGCAGAATTTCACGATTGCAAACAACGGAGCGGTAATCCCGACAAGCATTGTAAACCGCGTCATTTCTACTGTAAAAGAAATGTCCCCGATATTTGCCAGGGCTACTATGTTCAGCGTGAAAGGAACACTGAAAGTCCCTGTTTACGGACTTGCAAACACCACGCATGACATTACAGTAGGCTATCAGGATGAATTCACGGATATTACAGCCGATGCCGGTGCGTTCACGTCGGTTGATCTTTCTGGATTCCTTGCCGGGGCGCTGACACTTATCGGAAAATCTGTTATCAACAACTCTGATATTGATGTTGTAAGCTTCATTATCAAGGAAATGGGAACCAAAATTGCCTTATTCCTTGAAGATGAATTGCTCAATGGAACTACAGACAAAGCAGAAGGTGCTTTATCGACCACAAATACTATGAACGCTGGTTCTATTTCAGCAATTACCGCCGATAACCTCATTGATTTACAGGCAAAAATTCCCACGGTTCATCAGGCTAACGCGTGTTGGACAATGGCTCCGGCTACATTTACCGCAATCCGTAAGCTAAAATATGGAGATGGAAAATATCTTATCCAGGACAGCTTTACTGGGCAAACTCCTTTTACTTTGTTGGGAAAACCTGTTTATCTTTCCGACAATATGCCGGCGATTGGAAGCGCGGCAAAAGCAGTTCTTTACGGTGATTATTCAGGCCTTGCTGTGAACATGCGTCAAAACATCGAAATGCAGATACTGAATGAAAAGTATGCTACGATGCACGCGGTAGGTATTGTTTCCTGGTTTGAATTTGATTCCGATGTAATCGACAATCAAAAACTAGCCACTTTAGTAATGTCCGTATAA
- a CDS encoding HK97 family phage prohead protease, with the protein MKVEIRADGLHISGYVNVTEKMSRPVITGKGKKVIEVIEPRAFEKALERVDNVTMTKDHESFILAETRSGSLTLYEDAIGLHADAMVTDEQTIEEARAGKLKGWSFGMKNIVDNIEERADSIPLRRISGLDLDHITLVVNKTPFYAATSIEMRADDQTDEIESRAFEDPVKIVECETKSATPLFDNSAYKARINEIKK; encoded by the coding sequence ATGAAAGTTGAAATCAGAGCTGATGGGCTTCATATTTCCGGGTACGTCAACGTTACCGAAAAAATGAGCAGACCGGTAATCACCGGCAAGGGCAAAAAAGTTATCGAAGTCATTGAGCCTAGAGCATTTGAAAAAGCTTTAGAGCGCGTTGATAACGTGACGATGACAAAGGATCATGAGAGTTTTATCTTGGCAGAAACGAGATCAGGAAGTCTAACGCTATATGAGGACGCAATTGGCTTACATGCTGATGCAATGGTAACGGATGAGCAAACAATTGAAGAAGCCAGAGCGGGTAAATTAAAAGGCTGGTCTTTCGGTATGAAAAACATCGTTGACAACATCGAAGAACGAGCTGATTCTATTCCGTTAAGACGAATAAGCGGCTTAGACCTAGATCATATAACTCTGGTCGTAAACAAAACGCCGTTCTATGCAGCCACATCGATTGAGATGCGAGCTGATGATCAAACAGATGAAATAGAGAGCCGGGCATTTGAAGATCCCGTGAAAATTGTGGAGTGCGAAACAAAAAGCGCAACTCCACTTTTTGATAATTCGGCTTATAAAGCCAGAATCAATGAAATTAAAAAATAG
- a CDS encoding phage portal protein, with protein sequence MGLFSRKKKEERAEEVSFEDPLLQALLGTTSVTKSTAMQIPTVAGAISLIAETIASTPLKLYKEGDGQAEEVKGDVRTVLLNDDTGDTLNANEFWKAIVRDYFLGKGGYAYINKAKGKYKSLHYVDETYVTIQKNTDPIFKDYDIMVNGKSYKPFDFIKILRNTKDGASGTPITADHSKIIEVAYESLVFESNLVKKGGNKKGFLKSAKKLTDPAMDALKAAYKKLYGNNEENVVVLNDGIDFQESSNTSVEMQLNENKTTNSSELSKIFHVSPALISGTATELDMSSLAKLAAIPLMITIQCALNKDFLLEKEKGVFYWAFDTKELLKGGLLERYQAYEIAVKNGWKTRNEIRFQEDDEKIEGMDVISMNLADVIYDIKAKTYFTPNTKQITDTSGGGEVVNKDES encoded by the coding sequence GTGGGGTTATTCAGCAGAAAAAAGAAAGAGGAACGAGCCGAGGAAGTATCATTTGAAGATCCATTATTGCAAGCATTGTTAGGCACAACAAGCGTGACAAAATCGACTGCGATGCAGATACCTACAGTGGCCGGGGCCATTAGCTTAATAGCCGAAACAATCGCTAGTACGCCATTAAAACTCTATAAAGAGGGCGATGGACAAGCGGAAGAAGTAAAAGGCGATGTCAGAACCGTACTGCTTAATGACGATACCGGCGATACGCTCAATGCAAACGAGTTCTGGAAAGCCATAGTCAGAGATTATTTTCTTGGTAAAGGCGGATATGCCTATATTAACAAAGCGAAAGGCAAATATAAAAGCCTGCATTATGTTGATGAAACATATGTGACAATCCAGAAAAACACAGATCCAATATTCAAAGACTATGACATTATGGTTAATGGTAAGTCGTACAAGCCATTTGATTTTATCAAGATACTCCGCAATACAAAGGATGGAGCAAGTGGCACACCAATAACCGCAGATCACAGTAAAATTATTGAGGTTGCTTATGAATCATTGGTTTTTGAAAGCAACTTAGTCAAAAAAGGCGGCAATAAAAAGGGGTTCTTGAAGTCTGCTAAGAAATTAACCGATCCGGCAATGGACGCTTTAAAAGCAGCATATAAGAAACTTTATGGCAACAATGAAGAAAATGTCGTGGTTCTCAATGACGGCATTGACTTTCAGGAATCATCTAATACATCGGTAGAGATGCAGCTTAACGAGAACAAAACGACAAATTCAAGCGAATTGAGCAAAATATTCCATGTTTCGCCCGCGCTAATAAGCGGCACAGCAACAGAATTAGACATGTCAAGTCTTGCTAAGTTGGCCGCGATACCTTTGATGATCACAATCCAATGCGCATTAAATAAAGACTTCCTGCTCGAAAAAGAGAAGGGCGTTTTTTATTGGGCGTTTGATACTAAAGAATTGCTTAAAGGCGGCCTACTAGAGCGTTATCAGGCCTATGAAATTGCCGTAAAAAACGGCTGGAAAACCCGTAATGAGATCAGATTCCAGGAGGATGACGAAAAGATTGAGGGCATGGATGTCATCTCAATGAATCTAGCTGATGTAATCTATGACATTAAGGCAAAGACATATTTTACGCCAAATACTAAGCAAATAACTGATACATCAGGCGGAGGGGAGGTGGTGAATAAGGATGAAAGTTGA
- a CDS encoding terminase TerL endonuclease subunit has protein sequence MVDSIRESRAYTYAQWCLPTDNRKVGRYVKLQAQSWLDIVDGNDQEAYVDENTFKRICKILKLMVHPDLKCSMYDGLEDYAWLLITATLCTKLRNDKNIDIRYYITALLEISRKNFKTFNAAVIFILLMLTDPQFSRFFSVAPDLKLSKELQIAIKKIIKVSPALADDGVFKLLRSEIRCLLTDSEYTPLAYSEDKMDGKLANAFLADEAGAMDSYPIEAMRSSQITLFNKLGIIISTQYPNDDNGMIDEIDISKKILDGLADNKRRFSLLYEPDDEFLKDDKWQTDDLVIYQSNPVAAAHDYIFDAIKDMRTMAILYENKRENYLCKHNNIKYKGLGVEGYIEITKVRECKIKEDLAFWKGKRVYLGLDLSQTDDNTSVAMVTEHKGKIFGKVWGFIPKDKKDLKSKKENVDYNRLIRQGACFECGDEVIDYSFVENFILSLEAVYGVEIIQVGYDRYNAISTVQKLEEQTLECVEIKQHSSVLHMPTKLLKEYILKKMFRYDENLMLEINFQNARCTEDTNLNKYVNKKKSAGKVDMVVALINATYLLQQDMLFGSDVFVAQT, from the coding sequence ATGGTTGATTCCATAAGAGAATCCCGTGCTTATACTTATGCTCAATGGTGCTTACCAACGGATAATCGCAAGGTCGGCAGATATGTTAAACTGCAGGCGCAATCATGGCTCGATATAGTTGACGGTAACGATCAAGAAGCATACGTTGATGAAAATACATTCAAACGTATCTGTAAGATACTCAAGCTAATGGTTCACCCGGACTTAAAATGCTCGATGTATGACGGGCTAGAAGATTATGCATGGCTATTGATTACCGCAACACTTTGCACAAAGCTACGCAACGATAAGAACATAGATATCCGGTATTATATAACTGCTTTGTTGGAGATCAGCCGAAAGAACTTCAAGACCTTCAATGCAGCGGTTATTTTCATATTGCTCATGCTGACCGATCCGCAGTTCTCGCGGTTCTTTTCTGTAGCTCCAGACTTAAAGTTATCAAAGGAATTACAAATCGCCATTAAAAAGATCATCAAAGTAAGCCCTGCGCTGGCTGATGACGGAGTATTCAAGCTGTTAAGAAGTGAAATCCGGTGCTTGCTTACAGACAGTGAGTACACGCCACTTGCTTACTCTGAGGATAAGATGGACGGTAAGTTAGCCAATGCTTTCTTAGCTGATGAAGCCGGGGCGATGGACAGTTACCCCATAGAAGCCATGAGGTCATCTCAGATCACCCTATTTAATAAACTTGGTATCATCATCAGCACCCAATACCCTAACGACGATAACGGGATGATTGATGAGATTGATATATCTAAAAAAATTCTTGATGGACTTGCAGACAACAAGCGCCGATTCTCCCTTTTGTATGAACCGGACGATGAGTTTTTAAAAGATGACAAATGGCAGACTGATGACCTGGTTATTTATCAGTCAAACCCAGTAGCCGCGGCGCATGACTACATTTTTGATGCCATCAAAGACATGCGAACTATGGCTATTTTGTATGAAAATAAGCGCGAGAATTACCTTTGTAAGCACAACAACATCAAGTATAAAGGGCTTGGTGTTGAGGGATACATTGAAATAACAAAAGTAAGAGAGTGCAAAATTAAAGAAGATTTGGCGTTTTGGAAAGGGAAACGCGTTTATCTTGGCCTTGATTTATCACAGACGGATGATAATACCTCTGTAGCTATGGTAACAGAGCATAAAGGGAAAATCTTTGGTAAAGTATGGGGATTCATCCCAAAAGACAAAAAGGATCTCAAAAGCAAAAAAGAAAATGTCGATTATAACCGGTTAATTAGGCAGGGCGCGTGCTTTGAATGCGGGGATGAGGTTATTGATTATAGCTTTGTAGAGAACTTTATTTTATCGTTAGAAGCTGTTTACGGTGTGGAAATTATTCAGGTTGGATATGACCGGTACAACGCTATAAGCACCGTTCAAAAACTCGAAGAACAGACATTAGAGTGCGTTGAAATTAAGCAACATTCAAGTGTTTTACACATGCCGACAAAGCTTTTGAAAGAATATATTCTTAAAAAAATGTTTAGGTATGACGAAAACCTAATGCTTGAAATAAACTTTCAAAATGCACGATGTACCGAGGACACGAACCTGAACAAATACGTAAATAAGAAAAAATCAGCCGGTAAGGTTGATATGGTGGTCGCGTTAATTAACGCGACTTATTTATTGCAACAAGATATGCTGTTTGGTTCAGATGTATTTGTGGCGCAAACGTAA
- a CDS encoding HNH endonuclease, whose product MLKSCKYCNRIHDTKHDCGKKPQRKKQGNDKDKFRSTKVWQNKREEIRQRDKYLCQVCIRKLYDTHTQYTYDDLEVHHAIPLEQDFDKRLDNDNLITICERHHEMAERGEIPKDEILKIIAEQERIIYPPTL is encoded by the coding sequence ATGCTGAAATCCTGCAAATATTGTAACCGTATCCATGATACCAAACATGATTGCGGTAAGAAACCACAACGTAAGAAACAAGGGAACGACAAAGATAAATTCAGATCAACAAAAGTATGGCAGAACAAAAGAGAAGAGATAAGACAAAGGGATAAGTATTTATGTCAGGTATGCATCCGTAAGTTATATGACACTCATACACAATACACATATGACGATCTCGAAGTACATCATGCTATACCATTAGAGCAGGACTTTGATAAGCGTTTAGACAACGACAATCTAATAACGATATGCGAAAGACATCATGAGATGGCAGAGCGCGGAGAGATACCAAAGGATGAGATATTGAAAATTATTGCTGAACAAGAAAGAATAATATACCCCCCTACCCTATGA
- a CDS encoding plasmid mobilization protein, with the protein MPSSKPGKASITVRCSQSEYLAIKHKAQSLGMELSEYVRFVCLNAQIEVKVKEEK; encoded by the coding sequence ATGCCATCATCTAAGCCCGGTAAAGCCTCTATAACTGTCCGCTGCTCCCAATCCGAATATCTAGCCATCAAACATAAAGCTCAATCCCTCGGTATGGAACTATCCGAATACGTCCGCTTTGTCTGTCTTAATGCTCAAATAGAAGTTAAAGTTAAGGAGGAAAAATAG
- a CDS encoding sigma factor-like helix-turn-helix DNA-binding protein produces the protein MTKDELWKYFWAHKNIEKLENRITELYAVATKQTSILKNDADSIHGTGYQDRTGDILAAIADLKTELQEQLEEAYRLQAAIEKAIKTLPEREKYLIRARYIEGKTIEQICVEMNYTWRHTNRIHSKALVMLSK, from the coding sequence ATGACAAAAGATGAGCTTTGGAAATATTTCTGGGCGCACAAAAATATAGAAAAACTCGAAAACAGAATAACGGAATTATATGCAGTAGCAACGAAACAGACATCTATACTCAAGAACGATGCCGACTCGATTCATGGTACAGGCTATCAGGATAGAACTGGGGATATATTAGCGGCAATTGCTGATTTAAAGACGGAACTACAAGAACAACTAGAAGAAGCATATCGGTTGCAGGCAGCCATTGAAAAAGCAATTAAGACATTGCCCGAGCGTGAGAAATATTTAATAAGAGCCCGATATATCGAAGGTAAAACAATAGAGCAAATATGTGTTGAAATGAACTATACTTGGCGGCACACAAACAGAATCCATAGTAAAGCATTGGTTATGTTAAGCAAATAG